Part of the Serinus canaria isolate serCan28SL12 chromosome 1, serCan2020, whole genome shotgun sequence genome is shown below.
ctttgggcacTCTGTTCCAGTGCACAGTCACTCACATTGCAAAGCTCTGAGCTTAGATTCAGGTGAAACTTTTTGTGCACcattttctgcccttttcctcctgtctttCTGCTTGGCATCACAGTGAAGAATCTGGATCCACCTCTTGGAACTCTCCCTTCAGATACCTGTAGACATTGATGACGCGGCCACGTAGTTATTTCTTCTTAAGGCAGAACAGGACCAGCTACCTCAGAACTTGTGCACAAAACAGGTGCTCCACTGTACTAAtcatctttcttctctcctggaCATTCTCCAGGAACTCCATGTCTCTTTTGTACCAAGGAGCCCAGAAATGGACCAAACACAGCAGATTTGCCTCACCAGGGCTTAGTGGAGTCTCgcctcccttgccctgctggtaATGTTCTTCCTAATGCATTCCAGGACACAATTGgcttcttggccaccaggaaTTGCTGGCTCATGGAAAGTTTCTTGTCTACCAGGACTCCCCTATTCTCTGAAGTGCTGCTAACCAGCAggtcagcccccagcctgtgctggtacaATGGGATATTTTTCCAGTAATGTAAAATCCTGCAATtgcctttgctgaatttcaggaggTTTCTCTCTGTCCGACCCTCCAACCTGTCAAGGCCCatctgaagggctgcacagcactgtgGGCTATCAGCAATTCCTCCTAACTTGCTGTTATCAGTGAAGTTCATGAGTATAATCTCTACCCCTTCATCAGAATCACTGATGAACAGAACACTGTAACCTCTTGGAAATCTCTATTAGCTGCAAAGCTCATAAACATAACTTGTGATTTTAGAATGTTTTTGGTAAGGATAAAGTGTATGTGGATCAAGGGCTGGAAGGCAGGTGTTTCCTGCCCCAGACACCACTCTACATGGAGGAGTTAGGGATCCACATAACACTTTACCTGAGTTAGCACAGGCTTGTGCTCTGCTATTCATATTCCTTGGCAACAGAACAACCACAGAAAAGGCATTGTAACAGAGGAGCATGTGGGCAGCTCCCTCATGGTGCCGGCAACTTCCACACCTGCCAGGACTTGCCTTTATGTACAGGTGCAGCAAGAACTTCCCACACAAGCACTCCTTCCTTTTCACAGTGAGAATTATGAGCAGGGTTGACTGGAGTTAACTAAGTGGAAGTCAGTGGAGTGCAGAttgaagacagaaagaagaaggtgaggaagggaaaggagacagagaagagGAGCTAACAGACGCAAGTGTATTGCAAATAGGAGTTAAATGCAGAGGGAGGCCTGGAGTGGCATGGAGAGAAGGCAGTACAAATACACAGCCAGCATCTGAGAAGAGGAGAAAGGCAAGGCTAGGAAGCAGAGCAGCTAATGAGTGAGAAGTGATCACCCTGCCTCGTGCAGTACCCACAAGGTGTAAAGCAGGTCCTGTTTGTGCTGGGACAAGTTtgtgctcagctccctcagcagtcTCATCACTGTGCTCACCCTCAGCACAGTAGTATGTGCCAGAGTCATTGAGAAAGGCATGTTCTATTGAGAGGGTGATACTGTCTCCTTGGATATTGCTGCTCTTGAAATGGCTCTCAAAACCCTTCTCCACCACTCCGGTACCACCTTGTACTGCAGAAGCCAGTAGGGTCAGACTGGAATTCTTCTCTGAAGGCAGAATGAACCAGTACATAGCTGTGCTGGAGGATTTCTTCTTGGAACATTCCAGATTCACAGATTGGCCTTCTTTTATCACCATGTGTGGAGACTGTTCCAGGGCTAacactgcaaaggaaaagaaggagcagtgaggaggagggaaaaattagaaaaatttgaCCTAGGCGCTCTGGGTTAGTAGGAAAAGGGTAAGAAGACATAGCAAAACCAGGGAGGCAGTTCAAGGCATGGGACAGCTCTTCAGATCAGCAGGTGAATTTCCAATATCTCCTCATTAGTCAAGATGCATTCCTGGCCAGTTTGAGTCCAAACCCAGGAACCATCGATGGGCTGCACAAAGAATGTCAAATGGATGGCCACTGCAGCAGATTTCAGGGATTCCCATTCCCACCACATTCACTGCTTATCCTCAGTGCAGAAAGCTCTGCAGAATGAAACACTGCCAGGAACTGGCtacacagctgggagagcagcagtgggatcaGTGGaggtgctcagggctgggctgagttCACTTACCCAGAGGGGCCAGCATGGCCACCACGAAACAGCAGGGAACCATGTGGGGAAAGGCCCCTACCCTCTCAGCAACCTGCCTCTTGGAGCTGCCCAAAGGTGtgtgcagagggagcagtgaGTGAGGGTGAGACACCTCGGGATGGGGCTGGCCAAGAAATGAGAGAAGGCATTGGCTGGCTGGGAACCCTGGGGAGTGACACAAACTCTGTGTCAGCACAAACTTTGtttctgcaggaaagcagaaaccctgcagagatgcagcagctggaaggcGCAGGCTGGGCATGGGTGGGTGTGGAAGGAAGGATGGGGTTGGAAGGACAGGACTGTGCTGAGCTTTCAGGGGAGTGTGAGTGAGTGCAAGGCAGAGGAATGCTGGCTGCTCCCCTCCTGCTTCTGAAGGCCTTGGGAGATGGAGGAATGAGGGACAAAGGCCACATCGAGGTGCCTTGAATGTTCCCATGCCCTCTCCCTGTCTTCCCCAGACATGGCTGCTTCAGTCCCTGCCTGACCACCCCATGTCCCAGCCGGCTGTGTGACAGCTcttctctctgcagccctgtgagCACAGCAAATGCCATCCATGAGAGGGAGGCAGGACCCCAAAAGGCACCAGAGCAGCCCGAGCACTCAGAGCTGGGAGGGCCCTCACGGGCGATGCAGTGAGAGCGGCAGGAGAGGAAGGTAAATACCTGTGGGGAGCTGAGGGACAGTCAGTGCCCTGGCatgggaagagagaagggaTCGACTGTGGCCCACAGGGACAGCCGTGAGGGTgacaaggagctgggatggggatcaGGGTGACCTCTCCTTGGTGACAGGAAATAGGCTGAGTATCTCCAGAGATGGCTTCTCCCTGGCACctggggccctgctggggcCTCCAGGCTGGGTCAGActggtgctgcctgtggcacGAGGGCTTCTGGGGGTTGGAATTCAGAAACACACTTCATTTGGCACATTCAGGGATTGCTCAGGGACAGAGAGCATCTGAGTCATTGTCCCCCTCTGCCCTGAGAAATGGCCTCTAAAAGGAGATTTGCTCTCCTGGCAGGACTGGGCCTGTCCTCCAGTGGGGTGTGGAGGCTGCCCCTGGGATTCAGGcagtgggagcactgggggctggaaagcagctgtacCGTGCAATTGCCTTCACTCACgctctgccagggacacctctgtgctgctctgctcacaggctGAGGAGACCCAGGCCACCGCAGCCTCTGCACTGCAGCCTCAGGTGtttctgctctgaagaaaatCCATGTGTCCTCTGCTGCATGGGACAAAATCTGCATGGGATAGCTGGGGAACCCGATGAGCACAGGGATAAATAACATCTGGCACTGTGTCAAAGGGTGAAAGAGACACAGGGAAGGAGTGACAGGCCATTCTGATGAGATCTGCTGGCAGCACATTTCCCtcatccttctccttcctgttcCTAGAGATCTGCCTGACAATAGGGAAGGAGAAACAAGTGGAAATGGGTGAGGATCTCTGGTGGAACTTCTGCCTCataagaaagggaaggagaaggctCATGAGGTATCCCCCAATTCAGTGTTTTACTGAAGGAGAAATTTCAGTGGAGATCCTGAGGAAATCTGTGTGCAAGTGCTAAGCTGGAGACAGGATCAACCAGTGGAGACTGTGGCACAGTGCTGTGTTCTGAATTTACTATGAGATTAATGGTGCCAACAAATTTCAGTGGCAATTAAGCACTGCTTACCCCAAATCCTGGATCTTACAatgtctcatgctctgccagagAGCACTGCACAAGCAGCTGGAAGGGAGCGTTTTCAGGACAGCAGACCCAAACTGGCTAAAAGGATATTTGCTCCCATTCAGCCTGATGCTCAGCATGGAAACGGAGGGGAGCtggccagctgctgcctgtcacTGCTCAAGGATGGGCTGGGCACCAGGTAAGTGGGTGCTGAGTGACAGTATTGTGCAACCATGGATTTACTTGagtttcatttctctctcttttccttgttATTTACTCCTGTTATTGCTCTGTTTGGATCTCAGTCTGTCAGTTGTACAGTTTTCCCATCCCACCAGGGGAAGGGTATTGAGGGAGTGCCTGTCACACCCAGGAGCTGACTGGGCTTTAACCACAAGGACTTAGACACCAGACAGCACCTCCATGTCCTCAGGGCTATGGCATGAGCTGCAACTCCCCTGACCAAGCCTTTGCTTCACACTCCAGCAAGGAATTTCAAGCTTCTGTTCTTGATGGATTATAAAAATTTGGATGAGCATCAGATTCTTCTGAAACCCTATGCTGTCCTTTGCATTGAGGGTAATAACGTGCAGATGATTCAGAGCAGCCCTCGTGTCTAGAAGCAAGGGGAATCCTCCAAAGTCGACAGGAGAGGTTCAGAAGTAGGCAGCAGAAGCCTGAGATGGTCTTTTCAAAGTGAGAAATGCGGAGTAACTCTCATAAATGAAAGGCTTCagaaataactaaaaataaCTGACttaaagacttttaaaaacaagtatttAAAGTTTTCCAAGATGCTTCCAGTTCTAAAAGCACtggaaataataaatacttccttctgtgtttctgtgtagCCTGTAATAGGGAGCAGGTACATGGTAAACTATGTATCTGCTCCATATTACAGGCGATTGAAGTTCCCAGAGAAACAGCACACAAAGTAGGGGTGCCTGAAAGTCTTTAATAATTTCTCACAATTTTTGCTTGTCCAGAcccaaaagaacagaaatgatGATGAGAAAATACAGGTCACGCCAAGTGAGCATCTCAGTTGGAGGCGATGGTGGACTGGATCCAGGAGACGTAGTTGCAAACCTTGGTGTAAACTCCGGGAAGGCCCTGCTGGGCACATCCATAACCCCAGGAGACAATGCCCTGGAGCTCTCCATTGCAGACCACGGGACCGCCAGAATCTCCCTGTGCACACAAAGGGTATGGATATTCAGCAAATGGCATCAGCTTAAGCAATGAGCCAGAGATCCCTGAGATCACTGACCCTGGAGGAAGCCCTGCTGGGAGTAGTCTGCACAAAAGTTCTACAAAGGCTGTTCCTGACTGACACTCTCCACCTGATGCTCCCGTGCCTGACTCTAGCTCCAAGGGCACCACAGCTAAGGATGAGTCAGCTGCCTGCTTTTCACAGATGCGGTACTTGGCAGACCTTCAGGATAGGTGTGCCTGAAGCCTCTGCTGTCATTCAAAAACTCAGATTTACCAGTGCAGTGAGTCTAGCTGACTCTGTAATGTGAAGGCctcttcagctgggaaaaggtgGGAGAGAAAtgacagggaaaggagaggcagATGAGTTACCTGGCAGGagtcttttcctccctccacgAATCCTACACACATCATGTTGTTGGTGATTTTCCCAGGGTaggcagcagagcactgcttgGCAGAGAGGACTGGAGCCTTCAGACACTGCAGTTGTTCGGGGTAGTTAGCTGCAAAGAAATAGGGAGAGATGGTTGATGGCATTGCCGAGTCCTTTTCAGAGCTTGGAGAAGACCTTAGCAGAAAAGCAGATGCTGGACACTCTGTTCTAGCAGCCATCCTGCTTCCTGTCCACTGTAAGCACAGCATGGGTCCCTTCTGTAGAGATGGAACAAATTCTACCCATGGGCCCACCACTCTACACTGCAGAAGCCTTAACTTTTCTGGTACCTGGCAGTTCATCAATTGGCAAGGGAGGGGCCACTCATGTGATACATACACTGGAAGAAACCTGAACCTCAGGAAAACCATCCTTTCCTCTGGTGAAGGTTTAGATGTCATCCGTGGAATAGACACCACTGGCCATATACATCTCTGACCATCGGTGTGAGAGAACAGAGATCTCTGGTAGGAATTCAAAATCCACAGTCCCAGACTTCACCCTCAATCTCAGAAAGCTGACAACTCTGTTGGCATTACTGTGCCAACCTACACTGACGCATCACTCAAAAAAGCTGTCCCCCAGCACTTCCCTGTGGTTTAGCCTGTCCTGTTTTGGAAACATGGCCAGGTCTCAGAGACTGTCCTGGGCCCACGAGGGTCTGTACATTCCCCCAGAGTACTCACTGCCATCGCTGAGAGTGTTGCCCCAGCCGGAGATCAGGCAGGTGGTTCCGGCGGCCACGCAGCTGGTAGGCAGAGG
Proteins encoded:
- the LOC127059359 gene encoding uncharacterized protein LOC127059359 produces the protein MPSLRLPAAASLQGFCFPAETKFVLTQSLCHSPGFPASQCLLSFLGQPHPEVSHPHSLLPLHTPLGSSKRQVAERVGAFPHMVPCCFVVAMLAPLVLALEQSPHMVIKEGQSVNLECSKKKSSSTAMYWFILPSEKNSSLTLLASAVQGGTGVVEKGFESHFKSSNIQGDSITLSIEHAFLNDSGTYYCAEGEHSDETAEGAEHKLVPAQTGPALHLVADPSHDSVLHDTNPCTAQACKELQVVPTLQIPMLMSKHPRT